In Fimbriimonadaceae bacterium, the following are encoded in one genomic region:
- the hisG gene encoding ATP phosphoribosyltransferase has product MKLKLGIPKGSLEQATVDLFRRAGFQIGISSRSYFPSIDDPEIECMLIRAQEMARYVANGVLDAGLTGRDWVEESGTDVVALADLVYAKQSFGKVRWVLAVPENSPVQSVRDLEGLTIATELVGATQRYLEANGVRARVEFSWGATEVKPPVLADAIVEVTETGSSLRANKLRIVETVLESNTQLIANREAAADAWKAQKLADLRMLLEGAIEALDKVGLMLNVHESKLKDVVAELPALKRPTVSQLAEDGWLAVNTILQESTVRTIIPRLKAAGAEGIVEYPLNKIVP; this is encoded by the coding sequence GTGAAACTGAAGCTGGGGATTCCGAAAGGCAGCCTCGAGCAGGCGACCGTGGATCTGTTTCGGCGCGCCGGCTTCCAGATCGGCATTTCCAGCCGCTCCTACTTTCCGTCGATCGACGATCCGGAGATCGAGTGCATGCTGATCCGGGCGCAGGAGATGGCGCGCTACGTGGCCAACGGCGTGCTCGACGCGGGGCTGACGGGACGCGATTGGGTGGAGGAGAGCGGGACCGACGTCGTGGCTCTGGCCGACCTGGTTTACGCGAAGCAGTCGTTCGGAAAGGTGCGTTGGGTACTGGCCGTGCCCGAGAACTCGCCCGTGCAGAGCGTGAGGGATTTGGAGGGGCTCACCATCGCCACCGAGCTGGTGGGCGCCACGCAGCGCTACCTCGAGGCGAACGGCGTGCGCGCGAGGGTCGAGTTCAGTTGGGGCGCCACCGAGGTGAAGCCGCCTGTGCTGGCCGACGCGATCGTGGAAGTGACCGAGACCGGCTCCTCGCTGCGGGCCAACAAGCTTCGCATCGTGGAAACGGTGCTCGAGTCGAACACCCAGCTCATCGCGAATCGCGAAGCGGCGGCCGACGCATGGAAGGCCCAGAAGCTCGCGGACCTGCGCATGCTGCTCGAGGGAGCGATCGAGGCCCTCGATAAGGTGGGTCTCATGCTCAACGTGCACGAATCGAAGCTCAAAGACGTGGTGGCCGAACTGCCGGCGCTCAAGAGGCCGACGGTGTCGCAACTGGCCGAAGACGGCTGGCTTGCGGTCAACACGATCTTGCAGGAGTCGACCGTGCGGACCATCATTCCGCGGCTCAAGGCCGCGGGCGCCGAGGGGATCGTGGAGTACCCGTTGAACAAGATCGTGCCATGA
- the tkt gene encoding transketolase: MSAVSTSIEVRCINTLRGLAMDAVQAAGCGHPGLPMGAAPMAYALWTRHLRHNPRNPRWFDRDRFILSAGHGSMLLYGLLHLTGYDVSLDDLRAFRQWGSITPGHPENTLTPGVEIATGPLGQGFSTAVGMALAERFLANTFNREGHPVVDHHTYVLCSDGDLMEGVSSEAASLAGHQKLGKLIVLYDDNGITIDGSTSLAFTEDVAKRFDAYGWHTQHVDGLDVDAVDQAIGAAKAVADRPSLILARTVIGFGSPNRAGTAKAHGEALGEEEVRLTKEVLGIPLEPSFFVPDDVRHEFREAVERGARWESEWMARLEAYRETHADLAGQLAASIEHVAPKGWAKDLPEFTEKMATRASSGQVLNAIESHFPTLVGGSADLTGSVDTKLKDSVVQQPEHPEGRNMAYGVREHAMAAAINGMTMHGGMRAYGGTFLMFSDYCKPALRLAALMECPSIFVFTHDSVLLGEDGPTHQPIEHLAGLRAIPNFNVMRPADGNETAACWKVALESTETPCALILTRQGVPQVTPPVRGGDHPALRGGYVLREASKLPAEMVLVATGSELSLALEASELLEQEGTLTRVVSLPSWHLFERLDPQARERVLPPGVPTVSVEAAATLGWAKYADAHVGIDRFGASAPAKVLAEKFGLTAAHVAEVARGLLGG, from the coding sequence ATGAGCGCGGTCTCGACGAGCATCGAAGTGCGGTGTATCAACACCTTGCGTGGCCTGGCGATGGACGCGGTCCAAGCGGCCGGATGCGGCCACCCCGGCCTGCCGATGGGTGCGGCGCCCATGGCGTACGCGCTGTGGACGCGCCACTTGCGGCACAACCCGCGCAACCCCCGCTGGTTCGATCGGGATCGGTTCATCTTGTCGGCGGGACACGGCTCGATGTTGCTTTATGGGCTGCTGCATCTCACGGGATACGACGTGTCGCTCGACGATCTGCGCGCGTTCCGCCAGTGGGGAAGCATCACGCCGGGACACCCTGAGAATACGTTGACGCCGGGTGTCGAGATCGCCACCGGACCGTTGGGCCAAGGGTTCTCCACAGCGGTGGGGATGGCGCTTGCCGAGAGGTTCCTCGCCAACACGTTCAACCGCGAGGGACACCCGGTCGTCGACCACCACACCTACGTCCTGTGCAGCGACGGCGATCTGATGGAGGGCGTCTCGAGCGAAGCCGCGTCGCTGGCAGGGCACCAGAAGCTCGGCAAGCTCATCGTCCTCTACGACGACAACGGCATCACCATCGATGGATCGACCTCCCTGGCGTTCACCGAAGACGTGGCGAAGCGGTTTGACGCCTATGGGTGGCACACCCAGCACGTGGACGGGCTCGACGTGGACGCCGTGGACCAGGCGATCGGGGCCGCGAAGGCCGTCGCGGACCGCCCGAGCCTCATATTGGCTCGCACCGTCATTGGTTTCGGCAGCCCCAACCGGGCCGGGACCGCAAAGGCGCACGGCGAGGCCTTGGGCGAGGAGGAGGTTCGGTTGACCAAGGAGGTGCTGGGCATCCCCCTCGAACCCTCGTTCTTCGTGCCCGACGACGTTCGGCACGAGTTCCGAGAGGCGGTGGAGCGCGGCGCGCGCTGGGAATCGGAGTGGATGGCGCGCCTGGAGGCGTATCGGGAGACGCATGCGGACCTTGCGGGCCAACTCGCCGCGTCGATCGAGCACGTCGCGCCGAAGGGGTGGGCCAAGGACCTTCCGGAGTTCACCGAGAAGATGGCGACGCGGGCCTCCAGCGGTCAGGTCCTGAATGCCATCGAGTCCCACTTCCCGACCCTTGTCGGGGGAAGCGCCGACCTGACGGGAAGCGTGGATACCAAGCTTAAGGACTCCGTGGTGCAGCAGCCCGAGCATCCCGAGGGTCGCAATATGGCCTACGGTGTGCGCGAGCATGCAATGGCCGCGGCGATCAACGGCATGACGATGCATGGCGGCATGCGGGCGTATGGGGGCACGTTCCTCATGTTCAGCGACTACTGCAAGCCGGCTCTGCGTCTTGCGGCCCTGATGGAGTGCCCGTCGATCTTTGTGTTCACGCACGACTCCGTGCTGTTGGGCGAAGACGGTCCGACACACCAGCCCATCGAACACCTCGCGGGCCTGCGGGCGATTCCGAACTTCAACGTGATGCGCCCGGCCGACGGCAACGAGACCGCCGCGTGCTGGAAGGTCGCGCTGGAGAGCACCGAGACGCCCTGCGCCCTCATCCTCACGCGGCAGGGAGTGCCCCAGGTCACGCCGCCCGTCCGAGGAGGGGATCACCCCGCCCTGCGGGGAGGGTACGTGCTCCGCGAGGCCTCGAAACTGCCCGCCGAGATGGTGCTCGTGGCGACCGGGAGCGAACTCTCTCTCGCGCTCGAAGCGTCGGAACTGCTCGAGCAAGAGGGCACCTTGACGCGCGTGGTGAGCCTGCCGTCGTGGCACCTCTTCGAGCGCCTCGATCCGCAAGCTCGCGAGCGCGTGTTGCCGCCGGGCGTGCCCACGGTCTCGGTAGAGGCCGCCGCGACCCTGGGTTGGGCGAAGTACGCGGACGCGCACGTGGGAATCGACCGGTTTGGCGCCTCGGCCCCGGCCAAGGTGCTCGCCGAAAAGTTCGGGCTCACCGCCGCGCACGTGGCGGAGGTGGCCCGAGGACTGTTGGGCGGGTAA
- a CDS encoding DUF4230 domain-containing protein produces MKLLRHAKKIAIALLCLPAAWMLLGIANRSRGDVQPTPLPVVLQSIQALGELHTTRYAYNNVFEYTSSRQPEEWVERMGMGGVVRGATRNRALVSAHGTVEAGVDLSRATVRYDLDAQGRTLVVSLPAPTVYAPHVEAKVHQASRGMFWRDDNLALKAQGDAGRRFVLAGREQGILDSAREGARTQVAALLKDLVDVPVRVEFGS; encoded by the coding sequence ATGAAGCTGCTCCGCCACGCGAAGAAGATCGCGATCGCTCTGTTGTGCCTACCCGCGGCTTGGATGCTTTTGGGGATCGCCAACCGGAGCCGGGGCGACGTCCAACCCACTCCCCTCCCCGTCGTGTTGCAAAGCATCCAGGCGCTGGGAGAGCTGCACACCACGCGGTACGCCTACAACAACGTCTTCGAGTACACGTCGTCGAGGCAACCGGAAGAGTGGGTCGAACGCATGGGGATGGGTGGCGTGGTCCGGGGCGCCACGCGCAACCGCGCGCTCGTGAGCGCGCACGGCACCGTCGAGGCTGGTGTCGACTTGAGCCGGGCCACCGTACGGTACGACTTGGACGCCCAGGGTCGAACCCTGGTCGTCTCGCTGCCCGCACCCACGGTCTATGCTCCCCATGTCGAGGCCAAGGTCCACCAAGCCAGCCGAGGCATGTTCTGGCGCGACGACAACCTCGCGCTCAAGGCGCAAGGCGACGCGGGGCGCCGGTTCGTTCTCGCGGGGCGCGAGCAGGGCATTTTGGACTCCGCGAGGGAGGGCGCCCGCACCCAGGTCGCGGCGCTGCTCAAGGACCTCGTCGACGTGCCCGTCCGCGTGGAGTTCGGCTCGTAA
- a CDS encoding SLBB domain-containing protein: MRLGVLLIAILLAAAAPGQGRPIRGGDRLLVTCEQEPTLNRTVTLSKEGVGSFGILGAVEVGGQSPEDAARRLEALLLLKLSLERATVSIRILERDDLPIRFGGAVEVSGEIEATDGISLSDIVALAHPSPAADLSAVEIVRDDGSHIRADWGGRRENPLLRPGDRVFFHLATRPRDVFVLGGVYTPRNVPHDQASTVSLAISACGGLTPHANRRDITVERDGETVARIRLDADGGMPLQPGDTLRVGVIDERLFVTVQGAVRRPGRVAYFRGMGLRDVFAEVGGLALDADMERTVVRAGTGSIRAGDGRVFEPGFTFAAADRIEVPKCAPTSRSSLLWRILVAARRMAR; this comes from the coding sequence GTGCGTCTCGGCGTCCTCCTGATCGCGATCCTCCTCGCCGCTGCGGCGCCCGGGCAGGGTCGCCCGATTCGCGGCGGGGATCGACTGCTGGTGACGTGCGAGCAGGAGCCCACGCTGAATCGAACCGTGACCCTCTCGAAGGAGGGGGTGGGATCGTTCGGCATCCTCGGAGCCGTCGAAGTGGGTGGCCAGTCCCCAGAGGACGCGGCGCGCAGACTCGAGGCGCTGCTGCTCCTCAAGTTGTCGCTGGAGCGCGCGACAGTTTCCATTCGAATCCTCGAGCGGGACGACCTTCCGATCCGGTTTGGAGGCGCCGTCGAGGTGAGCGGCGAGATCGAGGCAACCGATGGCATCTCCCTGTCCGACATCGTCGCCCTCGCCCATCCCAGTCCGGCGGCAGATCTCTCGGCGGTCGAGATCGTGCGCGACGACGGCAGCCACATTCGGGCGGACTGGGGAGGGCGGCGCGAGAACCCGCTCCTTCGACCCGGTGACCGCGTGTTCTTCCACCTGGCCACGCGACCTCGGGACGTCTTTGTGTTGGGGGGCGTGTACACGCCGCGCAACGTGCCGCACGATCAGGCCTCGACCGTCTCCTTGGCGATCTCGGCCTGCGGGGGACTCACGCCTCACGCGAACCGGCGCGACATCACCGTCGAACGGGACGGTGAGACAGTGGCGCGCATCCGTTTGGACGCGGATGGCGGCATGCCGCTTCAACCGGGGGACACCTTGCGCGTCGGCGTGATCGACGAGCGCCTGTTCGTGACGGTCCAGGGGGCCGTCCGCCGTCCCGGTCGCGTGGCCTACTTCCGCGGCATGGGGCTTCGCGACGTGTTTGCAGAGGTCGGTGGTCTGGCGCTGGACGCCGACATGGAGCGCACGGTCGTGAGGGCGGGCACAGGGTCGATCCGCGCCGGCGACGGGCGGGTCTTCGAACCAGGATTCACCTTCGCCGCGGCAGACCGGATCGAGGTGCCGAAGTGCGCCCCGACATCCCGCTCGTCGTTGCTGTGGCGCATCCTCGTCGCGGCGCGAAGGATGGCCCGATGA
- the hisI gene encoding phosphoribosyl-AMP cyclohydrolase: protein MDLNFEKQDGLVAAVIQDAATSRVLMVGYMNPEAFRLTTETGCVTLFSRTRQKLWTKGESSGHKLLVKRIEVDCDADTVLVQVDPVGPGVCHEGYASCFFRTWENGSWVVSEERTYDPQAVYGGSK, encoded by the coding sequence ATGGATCTCAACTTCGAAAAACAAGACGGCCTCGTCGCCGCAGTCATCCAAGATGCCGCCACCAGCCGCGTGCTGATGGTGGGCTACATGAACCCCGAAGCGTTCCGCCTCACGACCGAGACGGGGTGCGTGACCCTCTTCAGCCGCACGCGCCAGAAGCTGTGGACGAAGGGCGAGTCCTCGGGCCACAAACTGCTCGTCAAGCGCATCGAGGTGGACTGCGACGCCGATACGGTGCTCGTCCAAGTCGACCCGGTGGGGCCGGGGGTTTGCCACGAGGGGTACGCCTCGTGCTTCTTCCGCACGTGGGAGAACGGGAGCTGGGTCGTGAGTGAGGAGCGCACGTACGACCCGCAGGCCGTCTATGGAGGATCGAAGTGA
- a CDS encoding DinB family protein — MSTSIKQHLVERIEGALGRFRNDLEAMPDGSLGTSPGGVARTPLDITYEIVVVNRALAMHLRGEQAPEFEFGKWHHAPDDFATLETALAELDASTHEVLEAFKAIPEDRLDVKRGPMSAIGTASLVATHLMYHDGQLNYLQSMHGDDQVHWG, encoded by the coding sequence ATGTCCACAAGCATCAAGCAACATCTGGTGGAGCGCATCGAGGGAGCGTTGGGGCGCTTTCGAAACGACTTGGAGGCCATGCCGGACGGCTCGCTCGGTACCAGCCCGGGCGGCGTCGCGAGGACGCCCCTCGACATCACCTACGAGATCGTCGTCGTGAATCGCGCACTCGCCATGCACCTGCGCGGCGAGCAAGCCCCCGAATTCGAGTTCGGAAAGTGGCACCACGCGCCGGACGATTTCGCAACCCTTGAAACCGCCCTTGCCGAACTCGATGCGAGCACCCACGAGGTGCTGGAAGCCTTCAAGGCGATTCCGGAAGATCGCCTCGATGTGAAACGCGGGCCGATGAGCGCCATCGGAACCGCCAGCCTCGTGGCCACTCACCTCATGTACCACGACGGCCAGTTGAACTACCTCCAGTCGATGCACGGCGACGACCAGGTGCATTGGGGCTAA